A single genomic interval of Penaeus vannamei isolate JL-2024 chromosome 21, ASM4276789v1, whole genome shotgun sequence harbors:
- the LOC113822048 gene encoding innexin inx2, producing the protein MPVDLRAIFGNVLHLFKSRANQICAASCDGLVLRMHYRWTFCLLMGMFLTVWYSWYYRDVISCVSHFNAETQVRLDYINICLSYPYVEDSGSRRYLLFYRWISWSLLVLAFIYYIPRKMSKNLDNSKCKKLLEDLAANSSRYDQAERELVDRASGYILFNLKTHNGLYWKFLAVNIVALFVDVFAMQYLDFILQGRFIQYGFNSYPFNRDPRNFTDYMSQTFPPFASCELSIENQLTNRRTEKLGCHLTIMELYEKVFLGLWLWLILLTLTTCCYLIFLGLMWLPRMQQYLLRTAKPGHTNSKMGSVIEDAIKNCKIGDVYLLYRVKQHLSHARFYELLARVSSPNPYAKPVPGAPELEKGKGGPPDMGKQQQMPDTLRNRAPAMPQAPPMNQNFYHQLLANPMMARPPHPQAMPPGPQAMPQPQPNNKDATKILVD; encoded by the exons ATGCCCGTCGATCTCCGTGCCATCTTCGGCAACGTCTTGCACCTCTTCAAGAGCCGCGCCAACCAGATCTGCGCGGCGTCTTGCGATGGGCTCGTCCTGCGGATGCACTACAGGTGGACCTTCTGCCTGCTCATGGGGATGTTCCTGACCGTGTGGTACTCATg GTATTATCGTGACGTCATCAGCTGCGTCTCGCACTTCAACGCCGAAACGCAAGTCCGACTCGACTACATCAACATCTGCCTCTCGTACCCCTACGTGGAGGACAGCGGGTCGAGGCGCTACTTGCTCTTCTACCGGTGGATCTCGTGGTCGCTGCTGGTGCTCGCCTTCATCTACTACATCCCGAGGAAGATGTCCAAGAACCTGGACAACTCCAAGTGCAAGAAGCTCCTCGAAGACCTGGCGGCCAACTCGAGTCGCTACGACCAGGCGGAGCGCGAGCTGGTGGACCGGGCGTCCGGCTACATCCTGTTCAACCTCAAGACGCACAACGGCCTCTACTGGAAGTTCCTCGCCGTCAACATCGTGGCGCTGTTCGTGGACGTGTTCGCCATGCAGTACCTGGACTTCATCCTGCAGGGCCGCTTCATCCAGTACGGCTTCAACTCGTACCCGTTCAACAGGGACCCGCGCAACTTCACCGACTACATGTCCCAGACGTTCCCGCCGTTCGCGTCGTGCGAGCTCTCCATCGAGAACCAGCTGACCAACCGGCGCACGGAGAAGCTCGGTTGCCACCTCACCATCATGGAGCTCTACGAGAAGGTGTTCCTCGGCCTGTGGCTCTGGCTCATCCTGCTCACGCTCACCACCTGCTGCTACCTGATCTTCCTGGGCCTCATGTGGCTGCCGCGGATGCAGCAGTACCTCCTGCGCACGGCCAAGCCGGGCCACACCAACAGCAAGATGGGCAGCGTTATCGAGGACGCGATCAAGAACTGCAAGATCGGCGACGTGTACCTGCTGTACCGCGTGAAGCAGCACCTGAGCCACGCGCGCTTCTACGAGCTGCTGGCGCGCGTGTCGAGCCCCAACCCGTACGCCAAGCCGGTGCCCGGCGCCCCCGAGCTCGAGAAGGGCAAGGGCGGCCCGCCGGACATGGGCAAGCAGCAGCAAATGCCCGACACCCTCCGCAACCGCGCGCCCGCCATGCCGCAGGCGCCGCCCATGAACCAGAACTTCTACCACCAGCTGCTGGCCAACCCCATGATGGCCCGGCCGCCGCACCCGCAGGCCATGCCGCCCGGCCCGCAGGCCATGCCGCAGCCGCAGCCCAACAACAAGGACGCCACCAAAATCTTAGTCGACTAG